A window of Diadema setosum chromosome 2, eeDiaSeto1, whole genome shotgun sequence contains these coding sequences:
- the LOC140243293 gene encoding uncharacterized protein, giving the protein MASHMNTPDIPDDVMPVRDSKYYTPLEFNDIVSYSSDNISLLHINSRSLNKNFEYLENLLHSLNNFEFSVIGISETWLHQNSPDIFNLPNHKLVRADRQGKRGGGVAFYIAQNLQFKIRSEITLRYAETLFIEIENPLSKNVIIGLIYRPPDLNCELFCDELDLYLHKIGNESKHVFIFGDFNINFSPTSDNNNSLNFMHLMYSYGYMSIINKPTRINPHSSTQIDNIFSNVYNNTIMGGILCSEVSDHLPIFSICECKVGRNKLHDKIWYYKESKRNVELLKQNLFLEEWTDIYSINNVNLAYKCFNDKLLYYYENNIPLCRIKINRNKPRNPWITKGILKSIKTRNFLYKLHIRNPTEFNLNMYKVYRNKLTKLIRFLAEGTKALRYA; this is encoded by the exons ATGGCGTCACATATGAATACCCCCGATATTCCTGATGACGTTATGCCTGTGCGCGACAGTAAATATTACACACCCCTTGAATTCAATGATATTGTATCGTATAGTTCAgataatatttcacttcttcatataaactctaggagtttgaataaaaattttgaatatttggaaaatcttttgcactctttaaacaattttgaattttctgttatTGGAATAAGTGAAACTTGGTTACATCAAAACTCCCCAGATATCTTTAATTTACCCAATCATAAATTAGTTAGGGCTGATCGTCAAGGAAAAAGGGGTGGCGGTGTTGCGTTTTATATTGCGcaaaatttacagttcaaaatcCGTTCTGAAATCACGTTAAGATATGCAGAAAcgttatttattgaaattgagaACCCACTCtctaaaaatgttattataggtttaatctatcgacctcctgatctgaattgtgaattattttgtgatgaattggatttatatctccataagataggtaatgaaagtaaacatgtttttatttttggtgatttcaacattaACTTTTCGCCCACATCCGATAACAATAATTCccttaattttatgcatttaatgtattcatatggGTATATGTCAATTATCAATAAACCCACCAGGATAAATCCACACTCGTCAACtcagattgataatatattttcgaatgtgtataataatacaattatggggggtatattatgttctgaagtttctgatcatttaccaatattttcaatttgtgaatgtaaAGTGGGTCGTAATAAattacatgataaaatatggtattATAAAGAGTCAAAACGTAATGTGGAATTATTGAAACAGAATTTATTTTTAGAGGAATGGACAGATATTTATAGTATTAACAATGTTAATTTggcatataaatgttttaatgataaattattatattattatgaaaataatattcctttatgCAGAATAAAAATTAACCGAAATAAACCAAGAAATCCTTGGATTAcaaaaggtattttgaaatccataaaaactcgtaattttttgtataagttacacattcgtaacccaactgaatttaatttgaatatgtataaagtttatcgaaataaattgacaaaattgattc GCTTCTTAGCCGAGGGTACAAAGGCCCTTAGATATGCTTAA